A genomic stretch from Erigeron canadensis isolate Cc75 chromosome 9, C_canadensis_v1, whole genome shotgun sequence includes:
- the LOC122581652 gene encoding nuclear transcription factor Y subunit B-10-like — MAEGPASPGGYGSHESGGDLSPANVREQDRFLPIANISRIMKKGLPANGKMAKDAKETVQECVSEFISFVTSEASDKCQREKRKTINGDDLLWAMGTLGFEEYIEPLKLYLNRYREIEGDTKGTPKGQEGSARRDGVQLDHNAQLAHQGSYLQGFDYGNSQGQHMMVKMQGRD; from the exons ATGGCAGAGGGTCCAGCTAGTCCAGGTGGATATGGGAGTCATGAGAGCGGCGGGGATTTGAGCCCGGCTAATGTTCGAGAACAGGATAGGTTCTTGCCGATTGCGAACATTAGTAGAATCATGAAAAAGGGATTACCAGCTAATGGTAAAATGGCCAAGGATGCTAAAGAGACTGTTCAGGAATGTGTTTCTGAATTTATCAGTTTTGTCACTAGCGA GGCGAGTGACAAGTGTCAAAGGGAAAAGAGGAAAACGATCAATGGTGATGATCTTTTATGGGCAATGGGAACCCTAGGGTTTGAAGAGTATATCGAACCACTTAAGTTATACTTGAACCGATATAGAGAG ATCGAG GGTGACACTAAGGGAACCCCTAAAGGTCAGGAAGGATCAGCTAGGAGAGATGGGGTGCAGCTCGATCATAATGCACAG CTTGCTCATCAAGGTTCGTACTTGCAGGGATTCGATTATGGGAACTCGCAG GGTCAGCATATGATGGTTAAGATGCAAGGGAGGGATTAG